One genomic window of Rhinolophus ferrumequinum isolate MPI-CBG mRhiFer1 chromosome 23, mRhiFer1_v1.p, whole genome shotgun sequence includes the following:
- the PPP1R3D gene encoding protein phosphatase 1 regulatory subunit 3D has translation MFSGLGSAVQPPALGLRKTAPRSLSCLSDLDSGAAREPRLCRPPGSPGRAPPPPPAPSGCDPRLRPIILRRARSLPSSPERRQKATGAPRAACRPGWSQQHRVRFADALGLELTQVKVFNAGDDPSVPLHVLSRLAINSDLCCSGQDLEFTLQCLVPDFLPPIEAANFGERLARQLVCLERVTCSDLGISGTVRVRNVAFEKQVVVRYTFSSWRSTHEAVAKWRGPAGSEGTEDVFAFGFPVPPYILALGSCVNFALRYRVAGATYWDNNDGRNYSLTCRNHALHMPRGECEESWIHFI, from the coding sequence ATGTTCAGCGGCTTGGGCTCCGCGGTCCAGCCCCCCGCTCTGGGGCTCCGGAAGACCGCACCGCGGAGCCTCAGCTGCCTCTCGGACCTGGACAGTGGTGCAGCTCGGGAGCCGCGGCTCTGCCGGCCCCCCGGAAGCCCGGGCCGCGCGCCGCCGCCACCGCCCGCGCCGTCAGGCTGCGATCCCCGCCTGCGGCCCATCATCCTGCGGCGGGCGCGCTCGCTGCCCAGCTCTCCCGAACGCCGCCAGAAGGCCACCGGCGCTCCGCGCGCTGCTTGCCGACCGGGCTGGAGCCAGCAGCATCGCGTGCGCTTCGCCGACgcgctgggcctggagctgacgCAGGTCAAGGTGTTCAACGCCGGCGACGACCCGTCGGTGCCACTGCACGTGCTGTCGCGGCTAGCCATCAACTCGGATTTATGCTGCAGCGGTCAGGACCTAGAGTTCACCCTTCAGTGCCTGGTGCCCGACTTCCTGCCACCCATCGAGGCCGCCAACTTCGGTGAGCGTCTGGCGCGGCAGCTCGTGTGCCTGGAGCGCGTCACCTGCTCAGACCTGGGCATCAGCGGCACGGTGCGCGTGCGCAACGTGGCCTTCGAGAAGCAGGTGGTTGTGCGCTACACCTTCTCCAGCTGGCGCAGCACCCACGAGGCCGTGGCGAAGTGGCGGGGACCGGCAGGTTCCGAGGGCACCGAGGACGTCTTCGCCTTTGGCTTCCCAGTGCCGCCGTACATACTGGCGCTTGGCTCCTGCGTGAACTTCGCGCTGCGCTACCGAGTGGCCGGCGCCACGTACTGGGACAACAACGACGGCCGCAACTACAGCCTCACGTGCCGCAACCACGCCCTGCACATGCCCCGCGGGGAGTGCGAAGAGAGCTGGATCCACTTCATCTGA